A genomic region of Phragmites australis chromosome 2, lpPhrAust1.1, whole genome shotgun sequence contains the following coding sequences:
- the LOC133909962 gene encoding uncharacterized protein LOC133909962: protein MPPLITRSSVKNQKPKNKTNKCRRPTCKKEADPCFDGLKLEDVGLDSTMPYFRADPQGRPKVSYIHFADSPKLTVRLCADHCGTPTSPAKGGKKNGWKMRGSKSNIALERVHIH from the exons ATGCCTCCGCTCATTACACGATCTTCGGTAAAAAATCAAAAGCCGAAAAACAAGACAAACAAATGCAGAAGGCCAACCTGCA aaaaggAAGCAGATCCGTGTTTTG ATGGCCTGAAGCTGGAGGATGTTGGCCTTGATTCAACCATGCCATACTTCAGAGCTGATCCGCAAGGTCGTCCTAAAGTGAGCTATATACACTTCGCTGATTCTCCCAAGCTCACAGTGAGGCTTTGTGCCGACCATTGCGGCACTCCAACTTCTCCTGCCAAGGGAGGCAAGAAAAACGGGTGGAAAATGAGAGGTTCCAAAAGTAACATTGCGTTAGAGAGGGTGCATATCCACTGA